The proteins below are encoded in one region of Corallococcus silvisoli:
- a CDS encoding tetratricopeptide repeat protein, translating to MISPAELERLRRKVEAGDVLSGAELDALRAEAARSPGPTLRLTVAHALVNADAEREALPWMQSLRRDFPKDLQVRLGLARALLGLERHREAEVELRDALVLSPGDPEALKVLAVLALRQGEGARARAYVAEAVERDPFDAEAKLLRAELEAADLPPPPAPEEQVLRPEFTAALTAALGRAGVGFRRQGRDLLVKLSSGGVGRVDVGSLYAAYRESPGAHGLTAHVEALAARLGGLSSGVSLDALRPVLRPAGFVAGAQGALLRPGPAGLEVFYVLEDAEFVRYLPASALGEVGLTPEAVDAAAWHHLEARPADVRPVVIDQGEVRLAEAFSGVWAVMGGDGHDGARLLTKAQRRRLDDATGGGPLRVSLGRREMALLCRDSDSDSVRRLASLGHAPDGVPGLYVLDGDTLRVA from the coding sequence GTGATTTCCCCGGCGGAACTGGAGCGCCTGCGCCGCAAGGTGGAGGCGGGAGACGTGCTCAGCGGCGCGGAGCTGGACGCGCTGCGCGCCGAGGCCGCGAGGAGCCCCGGGCCCACGCTGCGCCTCACGGTGGCGCACGCGCTGGTCAACGCGGACGCGGAGCGTGAAGCCCTTCCCTGGATGCAGTCGCTGCGCCGCGACTTCCCGAAGGACCTCCAGGTGCGCCTGGGCCTCGCGCGGGCGCTGCTGGGCCTGGAGCGGCACCGCGAGGCGGAGGTGGAGCTGCGGGACGCGCTGGTCCTGAGCCCTGGGGATCCCGAGGCGCTCAAGGTGCTCGCGGTGCTCGCGCTGCGACAGGGCGAAGGCGCGCGGGCCCGCGCCTACGTGGCCGAGGCCGTGGAGCGTGACCCCTTCGACGCGGAGGCGAAGCTGCTGCGCGCGGAGCTGGAGGCCGCGGACCTGCCTCCGCCCCCGGCGCCCGAGGAGCAGGTGCTGCGTCCGGAGTTCACCGCCGCGCTCACCGCCGCGCTGGGCCGCGCGGGCGTGGGCTTCCGGCGCCAGGGCCGGGACCTGCTGGTGAAGCTGTCCTCCGGAGGCGTGGGCCGCGTGGACGTGGGCTCGCTCTACGCCGCGTATCGCGAGTCACCGGGAGCGCACGGGCTCACCGCGCACGTGGAGGCGCTGGCGGCGCGGCTGGGCGGCCTGTCCTCGGGGGTGTCGCTGGACGCGCTGCGCCCGGTGCTGCGGCCCGCGGGCTTCGTGGCGGGAGCGCAGGGCGCGCTGCTGCGCCCGGGCCCCGCGGGGCTGGAGGTCTTCTACGTGCTGGAGGACGCGGAGTTCGTGCGCTACCTGCCGGCCTCCGCGCTGGGCGAAGTGGGGCTCACGCCCGAAGCGGTGGACGCGGCGGCCTGGCACCACCTGGAGGCGCGTCCCGCCGACGTGCGGCCCGTCGTCATCGACCAGGGCGAGGTGCGGCTGGCGGAGGCCTTCTCCGGGGTGTGGGCCGTGATGGGTGGCGACGGGCATGACGGCGCGCGACTGCTCACGAAGGCGCAGCGCCGGAGGCTGGACGACGCGACGGGCGGAGGGCCGCTGCGCGTGAGCCTGGGACGGCGCGAGATGGCGCTCCTGTGCCGGGACTCGGACAGCGACTCGGTGCGACGGCTCGCCTCGTTGGGGCACGCACCCGACGGCGTCCCCGGCTTGTATGTGTTGGACGGGGACACCCTTCGCGTCGCGTGA
- a CDS encoding DUF2270 domain-containing protein — protein sequence MSGKERRQNDLEQPEVSQQAMAQLFRGELSRSDTWRTRLDTTTNWALTTTAAVISFGFATPGSSHVTFLVGIWMVVSFMLIEARRYRYYDLWNRRVRLLEDGWWAPMLRREPVDPDALRELAAEMSRPQIQLSLGSAIATRLNRAYGPILIVLLVTWFFKVYSHPRPPTDLADFAERAHVAWIPGPVVMVSLVLLTLAAGYFFTASFFIRAPLGELRTRPRGRRAALWESFYRPYAIQRRKRPRTTTGTRPPQPSRPPSPFNH from the coding sequence ATGAGCGGCAAAGAGCGCAGGCAGAACGACCTGGAGCAGCCCGAGGTCTCCCAGCAGGCCATGGCACAGCTCTTCCGTGGGGAGCTGAGCCGTTCGGACACGTGGCGCACGCGGCTGGACACGACGACGAACTGGGCGCTCACGACGACGGCGGCGGTGATCTCCTTCGGCTTCGCGACACCGGGGAGTTCCCACGTCACGTTCCTGGTGGGCATCTGGATGGTGGTGTCCTTCATGCTCATCGAGGCGCGGCGCTATCGCTATTACGACTTGTGGAACCGGCGCGTGCGGCTGTTGGAGGACGGCTGGTGGGCGCCGATGTTGCGGCGTGAGCCGGTGGATCCCGACGCGCTGCGCGAGCTGGCGGCGGAGATGTCCCGGCCGCAGATCCAGCTCTCGCTGGGGTCTGCCATCGCGACGCGGCTCAACCGCGCGTACGGGCCCATCCTCATCGTCCTGCTGGTGACGTGGTTCTTCAAGGTCTACAGCCATCCGCGTCCGCCCACCGACCTCGCGGACTTCGCGGAGCGGGCGCACGTGGCGTGGATCCCCGGGCCGGTGGTGATGGTGTCGCTGGTGCTGCTCACGCTGGCGGCGGGCTATTTCTTCACCGCTTCGTTCTTCATCCGGGCCCCGCTGGGAGAGCTGCGCACGCGGCCCCGGGGGCGCCGGGCCGCGCTCTGGGAGAGCTTCTACCGGCCCTACGCCATCCAGCGCCGCAAGCGCCCACGCACCACGACGGGCACGCGCCCCCCACAGCCCTCGCGCCCGCCGTCACCCTTCAATCACTGA
- a CDS encoding hybrid sensor histidine kinase/response regulator — protein sequence MPSSEIAINALSGLLSDEGERITRLWAKRLRAETYEVEVPGRDLRAPLRHLLDELVRLLEDRGEDAIRLWPEVVRSHGAFRYDQNFEPEDLTREFKSLQEVLLYVYARRNGGVIDADVADLVSELIWEADASAQASYARVLKTEEVRFREAAVMESVLNHVEVGILLAETDGMVSFASPPVSRLMGVPMRAVVGARATASLGPVLTQVNARHPTGEPFKVHDMPFLRALREKGPVRGVMMMVERPGGSDATLEMSATPVWEEDQGLAGVIQTFSDRTEAAVKTKALENAHDEVRRLQGQLLRRTRQQALGQLASGAAHALNNFLNVLRLRITLLQREYKPEHVEALDKTVRQIGELVARLQEFNVQRTEERLADVPVDQTVREALELARGELEQREHPVHAELELGFPWEVKVDAGFFRELIVNLLLSARDRMEGGGTLVVRTRPEGEGWLDLRLEDAGPPYAQDELARLFDPLRRDPGAPQFSLFLAVARSQVQRWGGELTVENRRDGSGASFIVRLPRVSDARAEVPGAPAPPPLAPGGVPRLMRPARRVLVVDDDLDNARMMAEVLGEEGYDVQVAHSPELALRIWEKQPFDAALLDAVMPEMTGWELARELRRRSPQTLLAIVTGMDVRGQNRASLAQVDAVFRKPIDVGALDDFLSRSRTEEELAEGAAPHDATH from the coding sequence GTGCCTTCCTCCGAGATCGCCATCAACGCCCTGTCGGGCCTGCTCTCCGACGAGGGCGAGCGCATCACCCGCCTGTGGGCCAAGCGCCTGCGGGCGGAGACCTATGAAGTCGAAGTCCCCGGCCGCGACCTGCGCGCCCCCTTGCGCCACCTGCTGGACGAGCTTGTCCGCCTGCTCGAGGACCGAGGGGAAGACGCCATCCGGCTGTGGCCGGAGGTGGTGCGCTCGCACGGGGCCTTCCGGTACGACCAGAACTTCGAGCCCGAGGACCTGACGCGCGAGTTCAAGTCGCTCCAGGAGGTCCTGCTCTACGTGTACGCGCGCCGCAACGGGGGCGTCATCGACGCGGACGTGGCGGACCTGGTGTCGGAGCTCATCTGGGAGGCGGACGCGTCCGCGCAGGCCTCCTATGCGCGCGTGCTCAAGACGGAGGAGGTCCGCTTCCGCGAGGCGGCGGTGATGGAGTCGGTGCTCAACCACGTGGAGGTGGGCATCCTCCTGGCGGAGACGGACGGCATGGTGTCCTTCGCCTCGCCGCCGGTGAGCCGGTTGATGGGCGTGCCCATGCGCGCGGTGGTGGGCGCGCGCGCCACCGCGTCCCTGGGGCCCGTCCTCACGCAGGTCAACGCCCGGCACCCCACCGGCGAGCCGTTCAAGGTGCATGACATGCCCTTCCTGCGCGCGCTGCGCGAGAAGGGCCCGGTGCGCGGCGTGATGATGATGGTGGAGCGCCCGGGCGGCAGCGACGCCACGCTGGAGATGAGCGCCACGCCGGTGTGGGAAGAGGACCAGGGCCTGGCCGGCGTCATCCAGACCTTCAGCGACCGCACCGAGGCGGCCGTGAAGACCAAGGCCCTGGAGAACGCCCACGACGAGGTGCGCAGGCTCCAGGGGCAGTTGCTGCGACGCACCCGCCAGCAGGCGTTGGGCCAGCTGGCGAGCGGCGCCGCGCACGCGCTCAACAACTTCCTCAACGTGCTGCGGCTGCGCATCACGCTGCTGCAACGCGAATACAAACCCGAGCACGTGGAGGCACTGGACAAGACGGTGCGCCAGATTGGCGAGCTGGTCGCGCGGCTCCAGGAGTTCAACGTGCAGCGCACCGAGGAGCGCCTGGCCGACGTGCCGGTGGACCAGACCGTGCGCGAGGCGCTGGAGCTGGCCCGGGGCGAGCTGGAGCAGCGCGAGCACCCCGTGCACGCGGAGCTGGAGCTGGGCTTCCCCTGGGAGGTGAAGGTGGACGCGGGCTTCTTCCGAGAGCTCATCGTCAACCTGCTCCTGTCCGCGCGCGACCGCATGGAGGGCGGCGGGACGCTGGTGGTGCGCACGCGCCCGGAGGGCGAGGGCTGGCTGGACCTGCGCCTGGAGGATGCCGGCCCGCCCTATGCCCAGGATGAACTGGCGCGGCTGTTCGACCCGCTGCGCCGGGACCCGGGTGCGCCGCAGTTCTCCCTGTTCCTCGCGGTGGCGCGCTCCCAGGTGCAGCGCTGGGGAGGAGAGCTGACGGTGGAGAACCGGCGGGACGGCTCGGGCGCGAGCTTCATCGTGAGGCTGCCGCGCGTCAGCGACGCCCGGGCCGAAGTCCCCGGGGCCCCCGCGCCGCCGCCGCTGGCTCCGGGCGGCGTGCCGCGCCTGATGCGGCCCGCGCGCCGCGTGCTGGTGGTGGACGACGACCTGGACAACGCCCGGATGATGGCCGAGGTCCTGGGTGAGGAAGGCTATGACGTACAGGTGGCGCACAGCCCGGAGCTGGCGCTGCGCATCTGGGAGAAACAGCCCTTCGACGCCGCGCTCCTGGACGCCGTGATGCCGGAGATGACCGGCTGGGAGCTGGCGCGCGAGCTGCGGCGACGCTCGCCGCAGACCCTGCTCGCCATCGTCACCGGCATGGACGTGCGCGGGCAGAACCGCGCGAGCCTCGCGCAGGTGGACGCGGTGTTTCGCAAGCCCATCGACGTGGGCGCGCTGGATGACTTCCTCTCACGGAGCCGCACCGAGGAAGAGCTCGCCGAGGGAGCAGCCCCACACGACGCTACGCATTGA
- a CDS encoding DUF4230 domain-containing protein codes for MANVSRALSVVAAAALGALAAWALLRPASPRLPDTAAVVEQMREVARLETLDVSLYKKVVFTPEPQATDALWKDVLLWASYTLQNPHGRAIVFADAHLGFDFQRFDSRHLRAVGTRVDVLLPPMQVTVALRPGETEIIDSNLDSAQTAQLLEKARLAFEKEVQQDARLKDKARQSAERSLRGLLLTLGFREVHFVETLPVGSAG; via the coding sequence ATGGCGAACGTCTCGCGAGCCCTCTCGGTTGTCGCCGCCGCCGCGCTGGGCGCGCTGGCGGCCTGGGCGCTGCTGCGTCCCGCGTCCCCCCGGCTGCCAGACACGGCGGCGGTGGTGGAGCAGATGCGGGAGGTGGCGCGGCTGGAGACGCTGGACGTGTCGCTCTACAAGAAGGTCGTCTTCACACCGGAGCCCCAGGCCACGGACGCGCTGTGGAAGGACGTTCTGCTCTGGGCCAGCTACACGCTCCAGAACCCGCACGGCCGCGCCATCGTCTTCGCGGACGCGCATCTGGGGTTCGACTTCCAGCGCTTCGACTCCCGCCACCTGCGCGCCGTGGGCACGCGCGTGGACGTGCTCCTGCCTCCCATGCAGGTGACGGTGGCGCTGCGGCCGGGAGAGACGGAGATCATCGACTCCAACCTGGACAGCGCGCAGACAGCGCAGTTGCTGGAGAAGGCCCGCCTCGCCTTCGAGAAGGAGGTCCAGCAGGATGCGCGCCTCAAGGACAAGGCGCGGCAGTCCGCGGAGCGCTCGCTGCGGGGGCTGCTGCTGACCCTGGGGTTCCGGGAGGTCCACTTCGTGGAGACCTTGCCGGTGGGGAGCGCGGGCTGA